In the Corynebacterium anserum genome, ACTGCGGCGGACATTATCAAGTTAGCCATGCTCCGCGTTGATGCGGCGATAAAGGCGGAACGTTTGAATTCGCGGGTTCTTCTGCAGGTGCATGATGAACTGGTCGTTGAGGTGGCTCCGGGGGAGTTAGAGAAAGTGAGCACGCTTGTCGCCCGCGAGATGGACTCTGCGGTTGCCTTACAGGTTCCGTTGGATGTTTCGGCGGGGCACGGTGAGAACTGGGATTTAGCGGCTCACTAGTGCTCCCGCTGCTAGCGGCTGGAGCCGGAGGTGCCGGCGGGTTTAGTAGCGAAGTGGCGCTCGGCTAGAACCATTGCGGTGACGAGAGCGGCACCCGCACAGAACATCACAACGCAGAGTCCCACATGGTTGCTCGGGGGGAGAAGGGTGGCGTCATTATCCTGCCATGGCCAGAGTGCGCGAAGAGAGCCGAACATGAGGCCAGCCATGACAAGCAATGTCATGGTACGGGTGTGAATCAGCAGTTTTTCTAGAATGCGGACGAAAAGAATGAGGCCCGTGGCTGCGCCCAAGGCGAACACGGCAAGGTAGCCTATGTCGCGGTTGTCCACGGCGGACATCGTGGCAGAGTACAGACCTACGGAAAGAAGAAAAAAAGATCCGGAGACTCCAGGCAGAACCAAGGCGCAAATCGCAATCGCCGCGGTACAAAATACCATCACCATATTCGGATCTTCTTTTGGAGCGCTGGTTAATCCTGTCAGGAAGAATGTGGCGCATGCGGCAAGGACGAAAGCCGTAGTACCTTTGGCAATTTTCTTGCGGCCATCTGTCCAATCGATCATCAAAAGAGGAACGGAAATGGATACCAACACCATGCCCATGAACAGGGCGCGCGAGACTTCCGGCTGATTACTGACAAAGCTTTCCATGACCCCGGCCATTGTCACCACGCACAGAAACATTCCGGCGAGGAGTGGTCCAAGTAGAAGCCAGTCCAAGGACCTCACACGGTCTACAGCCTCGGACCGTTTCTCCGACGGGCCTTTTACGAGGAGCTTTAGCGAATCGAGAAACCGGTTGGCGGCATAAAGCACACGTTCGTACACACCGGTGACGAGGGCAATGGTGCCGCCGGAGACGCCGGGGACGAGTTCCGCCATACCGATCAAGGCTCCGCGGACAATGTTCAGGATGATGGTCATTAATCCAGACTAAACGATGCGTAGAAAAAAGTTGGGACATGGATGGCGGCATGTTTGCGCAGGCCACAGGCCTCGTGTACGGTCTACAGTGTTGTGTGCCTGGGGATTACTGTCCCTAGGAGGCGTTCTCACGTGTTCTGCGGTGCCGTTTCGGCCGAGAAAGGGCGGGTGAGAGCGAGCTTCGTAAGGCACGCTCTGGTAACTGTCCAATTCTATTTCAATCCGTTTCGGAGACTACTACTACATGTCCACCAACAACGTCCCTCAGGTAGCCATCAACGACATCGGCTCCGCTGAGGATTTCCTCGCTGCTGTCGATGCCACCATCAAGTACTTCAACGATGGTGACATTGTCGAAGGCACCGTCGTCAAGGTCGATCACGACGAGGTCCTTCTGGACATCGGATACAAGACCGAGGGTGTCATCCCTTCCCGTGAGCTGTCCATCAAGCACGACGTAGACCCGAGCGAGGTCGTTGAGGTCGGCGACGAGATCGATGCTTTGGTTCTCACCAAAGAGGACAAGGAAGGTCGCCTCATCCTCTCCAAGAAGCGTGCACAGTACGAGCGCGCTTGGGGTGCCATCGAAGAGCTCAAGGAGAAGGATGAGCCAGTTACCGGCACCGTTATTGAGGTTGTCAAGGGTGGCCTGATCCTCGATATCGGCCTCCGTGGCTTCCTGCCAGCTTCTCTTGTTGAGATGCGTCGTGTGCGTGATCTGCAGCCATACATCGGGCAGGAGATCGAGGCCAAGATTATCGAGCTGGACAAGCACCGCAACAACGTTGTGCTATCTCGCCGTGCATGGCTGGAGCAGACTCAGTCTGAGGTTCGTTCCGAGTTCTTGCACCAGCTGCAGAAGGGCCAGGTTCGCAAGGGAGTGGTGTCTTCCATCGTCAACTTTGGTGCATTCGTCGACTTGGGTGGCGTAGACGGTCTGGTTCACGTCTCGGAGCTGTCGTGGAAGCACATTGATCACCCATCCGAGGTGGTCACCGTCGGCGATGAAGTCACCGTTGAGGTTCTGGATGTTGATCTGGATCGCGAGCGCGTGTCTCTGTCCTTGAAGGCAACGCAGGAAGACCCATGGCGTGTCTTCGCTCGCACCCACGCAATCGGCCAGATTGTTCCGGGCAAGGTCACCAAGTTGGTTCCATTTGGTGCGTTCGTTCGCGTGGACGAGGGCATCGAGGGTCTGGTACACATCTCCGAGTTGGCAGAACGCCACGTCGAGGTACCAGATCAGGTTGTTGCAGTTGGTCAAGATGCCATGGTCAAGGTCATCGACATCGACTTGGAGCGTCGTCGCATTTCCCTGTCCCTCAAGCAGGCTGACGAGGACTACACTGAGGAGTTCGACCCATCCAAGTACGGCATGGCTGATTCCTACGACGAGCAGGGTAACTACATTTTCCCTGAGGGCTTCGATGCCGAAACCAACGAGTGGCTCGAAGGCTACGAGGAGCAGCGCACGGAGTGGGAGAACCGTTACGCCGAGGCGGAGCGTCGTCACCGTCTGCACACCGCTCAGATCGAGCGTAACCGTGCAGCTGCAGCCGAAGCCGCAGCAAACGGTGAGGGAGGCTACTCCTCTGAGTCCAACAGCTCTTCCTCCGCTCAATCTGAGTCCGCGTCCTCCGACGCAGGAACGCTGGCCTCCGATGAGCAGCTCGCTGCACTGCGTGAAAAGCTGGCAGGTAGCGCTGAATAACCCGCCGCCATTCGTTGACGGTCATACTCGACCAGCCCCGGCGGCGTGAAAGCGCTGGCTAAAGCCGGTCGATGAGAGAAAAAGAACGCCCGTATCCTTGACGTGGGAACGGGCGTTCAACTTTGTCGCGGCACTGTGCTACTCATGGATGGCATGAAAATCTTCGCGAACGCTCGTGTCTACACCATGAGTCATTCATCCTCACAAATGCGAACCGGTCAGTATACGGGGGAAACCTTAGCGGAAGCACTCGTTGTTGAAGGGGACAAGATTTCCTTTGTAGGCAGCGTGGCTGAAACTCGTGATTTTGTCCGCTCGCGGTTGAGGGATAATTCTCGAGTCGAAGAGATTGACTGTGGCGGTGGTGTGATCCTACCGGGTTTTGTCGATGCTCATATCCATGCCATGGCCACGGCGGCTTCGCGCTGTGAAGTAGATCTTAGGGATTGTCGCAGCATGAGGGAGGCTGCACATCGCATAGTCGAACATGCCCGCAGACTGCCCGTCGGACAGTGGGTTACTGGGGGACGATGGGACGCGAACGCGTGGAACGATGTGGTGGAACCTCACCGAGCATTGCTTGATGAATTACTGCCGGACCGTCCTGTCGCTGTGTGGTCCGTCGATTTTCACACTTTGTGGCTCAATGCTGCGGCTCTGGACTACGTGGGTATAGATGACGCCACCCCGGATCCACCCGGCGGGTGCATCGTGCGTGACGAACGCGCCGCCATCACTGGAGTCCTCAAGGAAGAGGCTGCGATGCGGGCTGCGCGTAGATTTCCCGTTGTGCCACTTGCCGCGCGCATCGAGCAATTGCGCCAAGCACAACAGGCTTGGCTGGCTGAAGGAATCATTGGTGTTCATGATTTCGATGGGGGTAATTCCCGCGAGGCATGGCGCGGCTTAAACGCTTCCGGCGAGCTCCTCTTGCACGTTGTGAAGTATCTGCGGGTGGAAGAGTGGGAGGACGCTGTCATGAGCGGTTGGAAGACGGGTAACCGGGAAGGAAGCCGCTTTGTTCAGGGCGGGCTCAAGTTGTTTTCCGACGGTGCACTGGGGTCTCAAACGTGTCATATGTCCCACCCTTTCCCACAACCAGCCCGTGATGGCTCCCTGAACTACGGACTGCAGGTCTCTAGTCGAGATACGTTAGCGGATCAGGTATGTCAGGCTTATCAGCGTGGTATTTCGGTAGCCATACATGCCATTGGAGATCAAGCCAATCACAATGTCCTTCACACGTTTTTGCGCACTGAGCCTCAACGGTTGAAAGCAATGCAGCGAACCGGTGTTCCCCTCCGCCCACGCCTCGAACATGCTCAATTCATGCAGTTGGCAGATGTACGCCTTGCTGCGAAACTCGGAGTCATCGCTTCGATGCAACCCCGCCATTGCATTTCGGACATACCATTACTTCCGCTGGTTGAACACAATCCTGGACTGGTTGCCTATCCCTGGAAAGATTTGAGTGAGAAAGGTGTCACTATAGCCTTTGGCTCTGATGCCCCCGTAGAACCGACCAATCCTTTTGCGGCAATCTACGCCGCAATGACCCGTGCGAGCATTGACGGTGATCCTTCGACGAGTTTCCAACCCGATCGCCGAATTTCTGCTTATGACGCCGTGCGTGCCCACACCGTCGGCGCAGCCTACGCGGCAGGGATCGAACAGGATACGGGTGTATTGGCGGCTGGGAAAAATGCGGACTTTATCATCGTGGATACGGATCCTTTTGTCACCGACGAGTGGGGAGGCAATGGGATGTCTGGGACGTATCCTTCGGAAGAATCATTGTTCGCTCATGCCAGTGCGGTACGTGATACGTCGGTGAATATGACGATTGCTGCGGGAAGAGTAGTGTACGCGAGATGACATTGATGACAGATCCTAGCTCGATGACCAGAACGTCCGGGGCTTTTCGCACTCTGTTGGGCATGCTGGCTTTCCACAGAGGCGCGCTTGTCTTGGGGATTGTGTTTGCGTTGGTTAACTCCGTGGGTGCGTTGCTACAGCCAGAGGTCATGAACAGGATTATCGGTGAGGTTGGCCATGGCTCAGTAACGGACCTGGTTCTCGTCTTGTTCGCGATCATGTTGGTAACAGCGGTGGCATCTGCCTGCCAGATTTTCGTTCTCAACCGCACTGCCGAGGCAGCAGTTTTTCAGACTCGAGGACGCCTTATAGCTCGCATGCTGAGATTGCCGATGGCACGTTATGACAGCATGCGTACTGGTGATCTCGTCACGCGATTGGGCTCTGATACCACCTTGATTCGCTCTGCGTTTACCGGAGGCCTTGTCGACGCTATTGCTGGTGTGGTCACCATGCTGGGATCCATCATTTTGATGGCACTGATTGATGTCTTCTTGCTCAGTATGGTGCTGGTGTTGGTGGCAGGAACTGTGGTGATTGTGGTGATCGCATCGAAAAAGATCCAGCGATACACCAAACAGTTGCAGAAATCTGTCGGGCTGTTGGGCGCTGGCATGGATCGCGCTCTTGTTGCTATTCGAACTATTCGGGCTGCCAATGCCCAACAACAGGTGGAAGATGATCTGGTGGCGGAGGCAGAACGCGCATTCGGTAAGGGTAAGCAAACAGCGAAAATTGAGGCTTTTCTCTATCCCGTGAGCGGTTTGGCGTTGCAGGCCAGTTTTCTCATTGTGTTGGGAGTAGGAGGCGCGCGTGTTTCCACTGGAACAATCGCCGTGGGTGATCTTGTCGCCTTTGCTCTCTACTTGTTCATGCTCGCTATGCCTCTCGGGCAGATTTTCGGAGCGGTGACAACGATCCGTTCGGCGATGGGGGCTATCGAGCGGATACAGGAAGTACTAGATACCCCCGAGGAATCCACCGCCGGTGACGAGGCGCAATTGGCCTCGTCCCTTTCCTTCGACGCCATCTCCTTCTCCTATCCATCTGCGAAAGAAATGGAAGGGGAGTCGGTGGAA is a window encoding:
- a CDS encoding ABC transporter ATP-binding protein — translated: MTLMTDPSSMTRTSGAFRTLLGMLAFHRGALVLGIVFALVNSVGALLQPEVMNRIIGEVGHGSVTDLVLVLFAIMLVTAVASACQIFVLNRTAEAAVFQTRGRLIARMLRLPMARYDSMRTGDLVTRLGSDTTLIRSAFTGGLVDAIAGVVTMLGSIILMALIDVFLLSMVLVLVAGTVVIVVIASKKIQRYTKQLQKSVGLLGAGMDRALVAIRTIRAANAQQQVEDDLVAEAERAFGKGKQTAKIEAFLYPVSGLALQASFLIVLGVGGARVSTGTIAVGDLVAFALYLFMLAMPLGQIFGAVTTIRSAMGAIERIQEVLDTPEESTAGDEAQLASSLSFDAISFSYPSAKEMEGESVESVVRTEVLHDVSFQIPAGKVTAFVGPSGSGKSTTLALMQRFYDPDSGTIYLGEQNMSGLTRESVRRSIGYVEQEAAVLAGTVRDNLLLARYDATDGECWDCVRQVGLDQHFQQAEGLDTLIGDRGMSLSGGQRQRLALARMLLMDAPILLLDEPTSAVDSRNEQLILDAIADSARGRTLVVVAHRLSTVIDADQIIVMEAGRVVAVGTHEELLQISTLYRDLAHRQLLD
- a CDS encoding DUF368 domain-containing protein, producing the protein MTIILNIVRGALIGMAELVPGVSGGTIALVTGVYERVLYAANRFLDSLKLLVKGPSEKRSEAVDRVRSLDWLLLGPLLAGMFLCVVTMAGVMESFVSNQPEVSRALFMGMVLVSISVPLLMIDWTDGRKKIAKGTTAFVLAACATFFLTGLTSAPKEDPNMVMVFCTAAIAICALVLPGVSGSFFLLSVGLYSATMSAVDNRDIGYLAVFALGAATGLILFVRILEKLLIHTRTMTLLVMAGLMFGSLRALWPWQDNDATLLPPSNHVGLCVVMFCAGAALVTAMVLAERHFATKPAGTSGSSR
- a CDS encoding amidohydrolase — encoded protein: MGTGVQLCRGTVLLMDGMKIFANARVYTMSHSSSQMRTGQYTGETLAEALVVEGDKISFVGSVAETRDFVRSRLRDNSRVEEIDCGGGVILPGFVDAHIHAMATAASRCEVDLRDCRSMREAAHRIVEHARRLPVGQWVTGGRWDANAWNDVVEPHRALLDELLPDRPVAVWSVDFHTLWLNAAALDYVGIDDATPDPPGGCIVRDERAAITGVLKEEAAMRAARRFPVVPLAARIEQLRQAQQAWLAEGIIGVHDFDGGNSREAWRGLNASGELLLHVVKYLRVEEWEDAVMSGWKTGNREGSRFVQGGLKLFSDGALGSQTCHMSHPFPQPARDGSLNYGLQVSSRDTLADQVCQAYQRGISVAIHAIGDQANHNVLHTFLRTEPQRLKAMQRTGVPLRPRLEHAQFMQLADVRLAAKLGVIASMQPRHCISDIPLLPLVEHNPGLVAYPWKDLSEKGVTIAFGSDAPVEPTNPFAAIYAAMTRASIDGDPSTSFQPDRRISAYDAVRAHTVGAAYAAGIEQDTGVLAAGKNADFIIVDTDPFVTDEWGGNGMSGTYPSEESLFAHASAVRDTSVNMTIAAGRVVYAR
- the rpsA gene encoding 30S ribosomal protein S1, which produces MSTNNVPQVAINDIGSAEDFLAAVDATIKYFNDGDIVEGTVVKVDHDEVLLDIGYKTEGVIPSRELSIKHDVDPSEVVEVGDEIDALVLTKEDKEGRLILSKKRAQYERAWGAIEELKEKDEPVTGTVIEVVKGGLILDIGLRGFLPASLVEMRRVRDLQPYIGQEIEAKIIELDKHRNNVVLSRRAWLEQTQSEVRSEFLHQLQKGQVRKGVVSSIVNFGAFVDLGGVDGLVHVSELSWKHIDHPSEVVTVGDEVTVEVLDVDLDRERVSLSLKATQEDPWRVFARTHAIGQIVPGKVTKLVPFGAFVRVDEGIEGLVHISELAERHVEVPDQVVAVGQDAMVKVIDIDLERRRISLSLKQADEDYTEEFDPSKYGMADSYDEQGNYIFPEGFDAETNEWLEGYEEQRTEWENRYAEAERRHRLHTAQIERNRAAAAEAAANGEGGYSSESNSSSSAQSESASSDAGTLASDEQLAALREKLAGSAE